One window of Nicotiana tomentosiformis chromosome 11, ASM39032v3, whole genome shotgun sequence genomic DNA carries:
- the LOC138901062 gene encoding uncharacterized mitochondrial protein AtMg00810-like, producing the protein MEDSKEIDTPIATATKLDIDKPGLSVDQKLYRGMISSLLYLTVSRPDIVFSVGLCARFQANSKESYLTAVKRFLRYLKGTTDLCLWYPKGSNFNLVGYADADYAGFLVDRKSTLGMAYFLGSCLVSWTTKK; encoded by the coding sequence atggaagactccaaagaaattgacactcctattgcaacagctacaaagttggatatagataaACCTGGTTTATCTgtcgatcagaagttgtataggggaatgattagctcattgttgtatcttactgttagtagacctgacattgttttcagtgtaggcctttgtgcaagatttcaggcaaattcGAAGGAGTCTTACTTGACGGCTGTCAAGAGatttttgagatatctaaaaggcaccactgatctttgtctttggtatccaaaaggtagtaatttcaatcttgtgggatatgctgatgctgattatgcaggttttcttgtggatagaaagagcaccttaGGTATGGcatactttcttggctcatgtcttgtgtcttggacTACCAAAAAGTaa